In a single window of the bacterium genome:
- the ilvC gene encoding ketol-acid reductoisomerase: protein MRDVLFEKDCPALDLGRVTVLGFGNQGRAHALNLRDAGVDVAVALRAGSPNIETARGEQLPVCSLGDAAGADVLVWAIPDEAVPDAAPFLKNVKDGQLWIFLHGLAVTWGWVVPPENADVALLAPQGTGAALRSLYLAGGGLPAALAVERDSTGKAKERLLAYARAVGCARGGLLWTTFHEETVVDHFGEQAVLCGGVPALVRAAWDTLVGAGHDPRLAYIECLMQLKLLADLMYERGTAGMREKISGTALYGAATGGEDVIGAETKKRLKELLAKIESGTFTDRWLAESRKPDWPRERERLLGGADPFEEAGRWVRENLRWPGLGGENR from the coding sequence ATGCGCGATGTCCTCTTCGAGAAGGATTGTCCCGCTTTGGACCTGGGCCGGGTGACCGTCCTCGGCTTCGGCAACCAGGGCCGGGCCCACGCCCTGAACCTGCGCGACGCGGGCGTGGACGTGGCGGTCGCCCTGCGCGCGGGCTCGCCGAACATCGAGACCGCCCGCGGCGAACAGTTACCCGTTTGCTCCCTGGGAGATGCCGCCGGAGCCGACGTGCTGGTCTGGGCGATTCCCGACGAGGCCGTCCCCGACGCCGCTCCATTCCTCAAAAATGTAAAAGACGGCCAACTATGGATCTTCCTCCACGGCCTGGCCGTGACCTGGGGCTGGGTCGTTCCTCCGGAAAACGCGGACGTCGCTCTCCTTGCCCCCCAGGGCACCGGCGCGGCGTTGAGGAGCCTCTATCTCGCGGGCGGCGGTCTGCCGGCGGCCCTGGCCGTCGAGCGGGATTCCACCGGGAAGGCGAAAGAGCGGCTGCTGGCCTACGCCCGGGCGGTGGGGTGCGCCCGAGGCGGCCTCCTCTGGACGACCTTCCACGAGGAGACCGTGGTTGACCACTTCGGGGAACAGGCCGTGCTGTGTGGCGGGGTCCCGGCGTTGGTCCGGGCGGCCTGGGACACCCTCGTCGGAGCCGGGCACGACCCGCGCCTGGCCTACATCGAGTGCCTGATGCAGCTCAAGCTCCTGGCCGATCTGATGTACGAGCGCGGGACGGCGGGGATGCGGGAAAAAATATCGGGGACGGCGCTCTACGGCGCGGCCACGGGCGGAGAGGACGTCATCGGGGCGGAAACAAAAAAGCGGCTGAAGGAGCTTCTGGCAAAAATCGAATCGGGCACCTTCACCGACCGCTGGCTCGCCGAATCCCGGAAACCGGACTGGCCGAGGGAGAGGGAACGCCTCCTCGGCGGCGCGGACCCCTTCGAGGAGGCCGGCCGCTGGGTGCGGGAGAACCTGCGCTGGCCCGGCCTGGGCGGGGAGAACAGATGA
- the metG gene encoding methionine--tRNA ligase gives MEKILVTSALPYANGPLHVGQLAGAYLPADIFVRYHRRLGNDVVYICGSDEHGVAITLAAEAQGTTPRAIVDLHHPRIKRTFERLDFSLDFYGRTTSPTHHDTAQKFFTVLHDAGFLYTKTVEQFYDASVNRWLPDRYVEGTCPHCGADNARGDECESCGHWIEARTLVEPRSKLTGTAPELREATHWYFRLSGLEDDLRHWIEARDAAVGWKDNVLNYCRSWFKEGLKDRPVTRDLDWGVQVPLPGADGKVIYVWFENVLGYLSNTKEWAAEHGKPEAWRAFWLNPDCRLFHFIGKDNIVFHAILFPAMVLAYNRSVPEAGRFILPENVPANEFLNIEGKKLSTSRNWAVWVDDVLDAFPACYLRYYMTFCLPETRDTDFSWDEFGERVNSELADIYGNLAHRTLVFIQRYFDGIVPEPGKPDAAARALVSEAARLAGEVARSIEGFRFREAAKLMMDVARAGNKYFDDERPWVTRKNDLPACARTMYHLCQTLASLAIVSSPFVPASAARLAGQLGVAPDFEGWRWADAARVDLVPAGTKLGEVLVLFGKIEPEEIEKQRAKLGRPLDDLLGARGLTERSELCPRQNPLSPHVSEEKVNVPPLSDALLEYADFARLDLRVGKVLSAERVPKADKLLRLEVDLGAEKRTIVAGIALHYAPEALVGRLIIVLVNLKPATLRGVESRGMLLAATEEGSGLRLLTLDGDIPPGSKVS, from the coding sequence ATGGAAAAAATCCTCGTCACCAGCGCCCTTCCTTACGCCAACGGCCCGCTCCACGTGGGGCAGCTCGCCGGCGCCTACCTCCCCGCCGACATCTTCGTCCGCTACCACCGCCGGCTGGGGAACGACGTGGTTTACATCTGCGGCTCCGACGAGCACGGCGTCGCCATCACCCTGGCCGCCGAGGCCCAGGGCACAACGCCCCGCGCCATCGTGGACCTCCACCACCCTCGCATAAAGCGCACCTTCGAGAGGCTGGATTTTTCCCTGGACTTCTACGGGCGCACAACCTCGCCCACACACCACGACACGGCGCAAAAATTCTTCACCGTCCTCCACGACGCCGGTTTCCTCTACACCAAGACCGTGGAGCAGTTCTACGACGCGAGCGTGAATCGCTGGCTGCCGGACCGTTACGTGGAAGGCACCTGCCCCCACTGCGGCGCGGATAACGCCCGGGGGGACGAGTGCGAGAGTTGCGGGCACTGGATCGAGGCCCGGACCCTCGTCGAGCCCCGGAGCAAGCTGACCGGCACCGCTCCCGAGCTGCGCGAGGCCACCCACTGGTACTTCCGCCTCTCCGGACTGGAAGACGACCTCCGGCACTGGATCGAGGCGCGGGACGCCGCGGTGGGCTGGAAGGACAACGTGCTCAACTACTGCCGCTCCTGGTTCAAGGAGGGGCTGAAGGACCGCCCCGTGACCCGCGACCTGGACTGGGGCGTCCAGGTCCCCCTGCCGGGAGCGGATGGAAAGGTCATCTACGTCTGGTTCGAGAACGTTCTGGGCTACCTCTCCAACACCAAGGAGTGGGCGGCGGAGCACGGTAAACCCGAGGCCTGGCGCGCGTTCTGGCTCAACCCCGACTGCCGCCTGTTCCACTTCATCGGCAAGGATAACATCGTCTTCCACGCCATTCTCTTCCCCGCCATGGTCCTCGCTTACAATCGGTCCGTGCCCGAGGCCGGGCGCTTCATCCTGCCCGAGAACGTGCCGGCCAACGAGTTCTTGAACATCGAGGGCAAGAAGCTCTCCACCAGCCGCAACTGGGCCGTGTGGGTGGACGACGTGCTGGACGCCTTCCCCGCCTGCTACCTGCGCTACTACATGACCTTCTGTCTGCCCGAAACCCGGGACACCGATTTCAGTTGGGACGAGTTCGGCGAGCGGGTGAACTCCGAGCTGGCGGATATCTACGGTAACCTGGCCCACCGGACGCTGGTCTTCATCCAACGCTACTTCGACGGCATCGTCCCCGAACCGGGGAAGCCCGACGCCGCGGCACGGGCGCTGGTGAGCGAGGCGGCCCGCCTGGCGGGTGAGGTGGCACGCAGCATCGAGGGATTCCGCTTCCGTGAGGCGGCCAAGCTGATGATGGACGTGGCCCGGGCCGGCAACAAGTACTTCGACGACGAGCGTCCCTGGGTCACCCGCAAGAATGACCTCCCGGCCTGCGCCCGGACGATGTACCACCTGTGCCAGACCCTGGCGTCCCTGGCCATCGTGAGCAGTCCCTTCGTGCCGGCTTCGGCGGCCCGGCTGGCCGGACAGCTCGGCGTCGCCCCGGACTTCGAGGGTTGGCGCTGGGCGGACGCCGCGCGCGTAGACCTCGTCCCCGCCGGAACGAAGCTCGGCGAGGTCCTAGTCCTCTTCGGAAAAATCGAGCCGGAGGAGATCGAAAAGCAAAGGGCCAAGCTGGGCCGTCCGCTGGACGATCTTTTGGGGGCAAGGGGTTTAACCGAGCGAAGCGAGTTATGCCCCCGGCAAAACCCCTTGTCTCCTCACGTTTCGGAGGAGAAGGTGAACGTTCCGCCCCTGTCGGACGCGCTTTTGGAGTACGCCGATTTCGCGCGGCTGGACCTGCGCGTGGGGAAGGTGCTCTCGGCCGAACGGGTGCCCAAGGCGGACAAGCTCCTCCGCCTGGAAGTGGACCTCGGGGCGGAGAAGCGGACCATCGTGGCCGGCATCGCACTGCACTACGCGCCCGAGGCGCTCGTAGGACGGCTCATCATCGTCCTGGTGAACCTGAAGCCGGCGACGCTCCGGGGGGTGGAGAGCCGGGGGATGCTCCTGGCCGCCACGGAAGAGGGAAGCGGTTTACGACTGTTGACGCTTGACGGCGACATCCCGCCGGGGTCCAAGGTGTCGTGA